The proteins below come from a single Geobacillus thermoleovorans genomic window:
- the ahlS gene encoding AhlS family quorum-quenching N-acyl homoserine lactonase: MTNIVKPRPKLYVMDNGRMRMDKNWMIAMHNPATIHNPNAQTEFVEFPIYTVLIDHPEGKILFDTACNPNSMGPQGRWAEATQQMFPWNASEECYLHNRLEQLRVRPEDIRYVVASHLHLDHAGCLEMFTNATIVVHEDEFNGALQCYARNQKEGAYIWADIDAWIKNNLQWRTVKRHEDQILLAEGVRVLNFGSGHAWGMLGLHVELAETGKIILASDAIYTAENYGPPVKPPGIIYDSLGYVNTVERIRRIAQETNSEIWFGHDAEQFSQFRKSTEGYYE; this comes from the coding sequence ATGACAAACATAGTTAAACCTCGCCCAAAGTTGTATGTCATGGATAATGGACGAATGAGGATGGACAAGAACTGGATGATTGCGATGCACAATCCGGCGACGATTCACAATCCGAATGCACAGACGGAGTTTGTGGAGTTTCCTATTTATACGGTTCTTATTGATCATCCGGAAGGAAAAATTTTGTTCGATACAGCCTGTAACCCGAATTCTATGGGTCCTCAAGGTAGATGGGCGGAAGCGACCCAGCAAATGTTCCCATGGAATGCCAGTGAAGAATGTTATTTGCACAATCGGTTAGAACAGTTAAGAGTCCGTCCAGAGGATATTCGTTATGTTGTTGCTTCTCATTTGCATTTAGACCATGCTGGATGTTTGGAAATGTTTACGAATGCGACGATTGTTGTCCATGAAGACGAGTTTAACGGTGCATTGCAATGTTATGCGAGAAACCAAAAAGAAGGAGCTTATATTTGGGCTGATATCGATGCATGGATTAAAAACAACTTGCAGTGGCGGACAGTAAAACGGCATGAGGATCAGATTTTGCTGGCAGAAGGGGTAAGAGTGTTAAACTTTGGAAGTGGTCATGCTTGGGGAATGTTGGGCCTTCATGTTGAACTGGCGGAAACGGGGAAAATAATCCTTGCCTCCGACGCGATTTACACAGCGGAAAATTATGGTCCTCCTGTTAAGCCGCCCGGTATTATTTACGATTCGCTCGGCTATGTGAATACCGTCGAACGAATTCGCCGCATTGCTCAAGAAACTAATTCTGAAATTTGGTTTGGTCATGATGCAGAACAATTTAGCCAATTTCGCAAATCCACAGAAGGATACTACGAATGA
- a CDS encoding sigma-54 interaction domain-containing protein encodes MNTTMNQEWMQSLLSSFHNGVIVIDRYNQIVFLNDAAKQLLHLEGEEWKGKDIFALLPETKLPHVAKTGERMIGTEAIIHGRTFLVNRTPFYENGELAGAVAVLQDFNEIEHYRQLSKQMETIIEFSTDGIYVVDGNGITLMVNSAYEQITGFRRKELIGRHMEELVREGYFDQSVSLLVLKQKQRISMLQTIGGKKDVIVTGNPVFNEQGDIEMVVTSVRDISELNKLKLELEKAKSFSQLNQHRYTFSVDNREEAMICRSPAMKTLIDKVMQIAAYPTTVLLTGPSGVGKEVIANLIHYLSPRKDAPFIKVNCAAIPESLLESELFGYEKGAFTGAQAGGKIGLFELADGGTILLDEIGEMPLSLQVKLLRVLQEKRIQRIGGRKAKALDVRVIAATNQDLQKQMEAGLFRADLYYRLHVVELYVPPLSERPQDIEPLLDHYFSFFCEQYRIPKKLSPAAKAVLERYHWPGNVRELKNLMENLVVSVPSRCIEPDDLPSHIRRQMESPSASTLKEKVEQYEKQLVFETLEAAPSLRKAAEQLGIDHSTLVKKLQRWGIAKRPRP; translated from the coding sequence TTGAATACCACGATGAATCAGGAATGGATGCAATCTCTTCTTTCCTCGTTTCATAACGGCGTCATCGTCATTGATCGATATAACCAGATTGTCTTTCTCAATGACGCAGCAAAACAACTGCTTCACCTCGAAGGAGAAGAGTGGAAAGGCAAAGACATCTTTGCCCTGTTGCCCGAAACAAAGCTCCCACATGTAGCCAAAACAGGGGAACGAATGATCGGGACAGAAGCGATCATTCACGGACGCACCTTTCTTGTCAATCGCACTCCTTTTTATGAAAACGGTGAATTAGCCGGTGCAGTTGCTGTTTTGCAAGATTTCAATGAAATCGAACATTACCGTCAACTTTCCAAACAAATGGAAACAATTATCGAATTCTCAACAGATGGCATCTATGTCGTTGACGGCAACGGCATAACGCTTATGGTCAACTCCGCTTATGAACAAATCACTGGATTTCGGCGTAAGGAGCTGATTGGCCGGCATATGGAGGAACTCGTTCGTGAAGGCTATTTCGATCAATCCGTATCTTTGCTCGTTTTAAAGCAAAAGCAACGTATTTCCATGTTGCAGACCATTGGCGGAAAAAAAGATGTCATCGTCACTGGAAATCCAGTATTCAACGAACAAGGAGACATCGAGATGGTGGTCACGAGCGTCCGCGACATCTCGGAACTGAACAAGCTGAAGCTTGAGTTGGAAAAAGCCAAAAGTTTTTCACAGCTCAACCAGCATCGTTATACGTTCTCCGTCGACAACCGTGAGGAGGCCATGATTTGCCGCAGCCCGGCCATGAAAACACTCATCGACAAAGTAATGCAAATCGCAGCCTACCCAACAACGGTGTTATTGACCGGCCCGTCCGGCGTCGGCAAAGAAGTGATCGCTAATTTGATCCATTATCTCAGCCCACGCAAAGACGCTCCCTTCATTAAAGTCAACTGCGCGGCGATTCCTGAATCGTTGCTTGAGTCAGAGCTGTTCGGCTATGAAAAAGGGGCGTTCACCGGCGCCCAAGCCGGCGGCAAAATCGGTTTGTTTGAACTTGCCGATGGCGGCACGATTTTGCTTGATGAAATTGGAGAAATGCCGCTTTCCTTGCAAGTGAAGCTGTTGCGCGTTCTTCAGGAAAAAAGAATACAGCGCATCGGCGGCCGTAAAGCGAAAGCGCTCGATGTCCGCGTCATTGCCGCCACCAACCAAGACCTTCAAAAGCAAATGGAAGCCGGCCTGTTTCGCGCCGACTTGTACTACCGGCTTCACGTCGTTGAACTGTACGTTCCACCGCTGTCCGAGCGCCCGCAGGACATCGAGCCGCTCCTTGACCATTATTTCAGCTTTTTCTGCGAACAATACCGCATTCCAAAGAAGCTGTCGCCAGCAGCCAAAGCGGTACTGGAGCGATACCATTGGCCCGGCAATGTCCGCGAATTAAAAAACCTAATGGAAAATTTAGTCGTCTCCGTTCCGTCCCGATGCATCGAACCCGATGACTTGCCGTCCCACATCCGCCGTCAAATGGAGTCACCGTCAGCATCGACGCTGAAAGAAAAAGTGGAACAGTACGAAAAACAGCTCGTGTTCGAAACGCTCGAAGCTGCCCCATCGCTCCGCAAAGCGGCTGAACAGCTCGGCATCGATCATTCGACATTAGTGAAAAAATTGCAGCGTTGGGGAATAGCGAAACGTCCGCGGCCGTAA
- a CDS encoding NAD(P)H-dependent flavin oxidoreductase — protein MFSTLPIPIIQAPMAGGVSTPELAAAVSNAGGLGFLAGGYKTAEAMRKEIHELRTLTDRPFGVNVFVPGDKTVDEKALERYRAVLESEAERLGASVGEPKWDDDDWEAKFDVLLEERVPVVSFTFGCPDKEVIAALQKAGSFVMVTVTSREEACMAAEAGANALCVQGEEAGGHRASFGNDPKKDETLALFPLLAQVRTAVRIPLVAAGGIMDGRGIAAALKAGASAVQLGTAFLRCPESGAHPLHKQALADPRFAETAVTRAFTGRPARGLVNRFMAEYRAMAPAAYPHVHHMTKPLRAAAAKAGDPEGMSLWAGTGYRLARELPAAELVEELKRELEEAWRK, from the coding sequence ATGTTCTCTACACTTCCCATCCCGATCATTCAAGCCCCGATGGCTGGCGGGGTGTCGACGCCTGAACTGGCCGCGGCGGTGTCCAACGCCGGCGGGCTTGGGTTTTTGGCTGGCGGGTACAAGACGGCGGAGGCCATGAGGAAGGAAATTCACGAGCTGCGGACGTTGACGGATCGGCCGTTTGGGGTAAATGTGTTTGTGCCGGGGGACAAAACAGTGGATGAAAAGGCGCTCGAACGCTACCGCGCCGTGCTCGAATCCGAGGCGGAGCGGCTTGGGGCGTCAGTCGGCGAGCCGAAATGGGATGACGACGACTGGGAGGCGAAGTTTGATGTGCTTCTTGAGGAGCGGGTGCCGGTCGTGAGCTTTACGTTCGGCTGCCCGGACAAAGAAGTGATCGCCGCCTTGCAAAAGGCCGGGTCGTTTGTCATGGTGACGGTGACATCAAGGGAAGAAGCCTGCATGGCTGCTGAAGCCGGGGCGAATGCGCTTTGTGTGCAAGGGGAGGAAGCGGGAGGGCATCGCGCTTCGTTTGGCAACGATCCGAAAAAGGATGAGACGCTCGCGTTGTTCCCGCTGCTGGCCCAAGTGCGGACGGCGGTTCGGATTCCGCTTGTGGCGGCGGGCGGGATCATGGACGGGCGCGGCATCGCGGCGGCGCTCAAAGCAGGGGCGAGCGCGGTGCAGCTCGGGACGGCGTTTTTGCGCTGCCCGGAAAGCGGGGCGCATCCGCTCCATAAGCAGGCGCTTGCCGATCCGCGGTTTGCCGAAACGGCCGTGACGAGGGCGTTTACCGGCCGACCGGCGCGCGGGCTTGTAAACCGGTTTATGGCGGAGTATCGCGCCATGGCGCCGGCGGCGTATCCGCATGTGCACCATATGACGAAGCCGCTGCGAGCTGCTGCCGCCAAGGCGGGCGACCCGGAGGGAATGTCGCTTTGGGCCGGGACGGGATATCGGCTGGCGCGGGAGCTTCCGGCGGCGGAGCTTGTCGAAGAGCTGAAGCGGGAGCTCGAGGAAGCTTGGCGGAAATGA
- the xylB gene encoding xylulokinase, protein MEYVIGVDLGTSAVKVLLVDRNGQVRGEWTESYPLYQPHSGYSEQRPDDWVEKTIVALRRVWETAGVSPESIVGLSFSGQMHGLVLLDDDGNVVRNAILWNDTRTTAQCRDIEEKVGQDALLAIAKNQALEGFTLPKLLWVKQHEPELYERARVFLLPKDYVRFRLTGHIAMDVSDAAGTLLLDIKTKTWSEAIARAVGVDLSLCPPLVEATAWVGTLRPEVAEQTGLPASVNVFAGGADNACGAVGAGILAEGRMMSSIGTSGVVLAYEQSGEKDFAGRVHYFNHAEPNAYYIMGVTLAAGYSFDWWKRTFAEDVPFAEIVKRAAESPIGANGLLFTPYLVGERTPYADADIRGSFVGIDSAQTKWDFARAVIEGITFSLNESVEIIKASGKTIDSVVSIGGGAKSAEWLQIQADIFDLPVEKLKNEQGPGLGAAMIAACGVGWFDSLKQCADAFKQVESVVEPRPDAAAKYKELFAIYRDVYPRTKELAKRLKVFRP, encoded by the coding sequence TTGGAATACGTCATTGGCGTCGATTTAGGAACGAGTGCAGTCAAAGTATTGCTTGTCGATCGAAACGGGCAGGTAAGAGGGGAATGGACCGAGTCCTATCCTCTCTACCAGCCGCATTCCGGCTATAGCGAGCAGCGCCCCGACGATTGGGTGGAAAAAACGATCGTCGCACTGCGCCGCGTCTGGGAGACGGCGGGCGTTTCTCCGGAGTCGATCGTGGGGCTTAGTTTTTCCGGACAGATGCACGGGCTTGTGCTGCTTGATGACGATGGGAATGTGGTGCGCAATGCGATTTTGTGGAATGATACGAGAACGACAGCACAGTGTCGGGACATTGAAGAAAAGGTCGGCCAAGACGCGCTGCTGGCAATCGCCAAAAACCAGGCGCTTGAAGGATTCACCTTGCCGAAGCTCCTTTGGGTGAAACAACACGAACCCGAGCTGTACGAGCGGGCGCGGGTGTTTTTGTTGCCGAAAGATTACGTCCGCTTCCGCTTGACCGGGCACATCGCGATGGATGTATCGGATGCGGCGGGGACGTTGCTGTTGGATATCAAAACGAAAACGTGGAGCGAGGCGATCGCCCGGGCGGTCGGCGTCGATCTTTCGCTTTGTCCGCCGCTTGTTGAGGCGACGGCATGGGTCGGGACGCTGCGTCCGGAGGTGGCCGAACAGACCGGGCTGCCGGCATCGGTGAACGTGTTCGCCGGCGGAGCGGACAACGCTTGCGGCGCGGTGGGTGCGGGCATTTTGGCAGAAGGCCGCATGATGTCGAGCATCGGCACATCCGGCGTCGTCTTGGCGTATGAGCAAAGTGGGGAAAAAGATTTCGCCGGACGAGTGCATTACTTCAACCATGCCGAGCCGAACGCCTACTATATCATGGGCGTGACGCTGGCGGCGGGCTACAGCTTTGACTGGTGGAAGCGGACGTTTGCCGAGGACGTGCCGTTTGCCGAGATCGTCAAGCGCGCCGCTGAGTCGCCGATTGGCGCCAACGGCTTGTTGTTTACGCCATATTTGGTCGGCGAGCGGACGCCTTATGCCGACGCCGATATTCGCGGGTCGTTTGTCGGCATTGATTCGGCGCAGACGAAATGGGATTTCGCCCGCGCGGTCATCGAAGGCATTACGTTCTCGCTCAACGAGTCGGTGGAGATCATCAAAGCGAGCGGCAAAACGATCGACTCGGTCGTCTCGATCGGCGGCGGGGCGAAAAGCGCCGAGTGGCTGCAAATCCAAGCCGATATTTTCGATCTCCCGGTGGAAAAGCTGAAGAACGAACAAGGGCCGGGGCTCGGCGCTGCGATGATCGCCGCGTGCGGCGTCGGTTGGTTCGATTCGCTCAAGCAATGCGCGGATGCGTTCAAACAAGTCGAATCCGTCGTCGAACCGCGGCCGGATGCGGCGGCGAAATACAAAGAGCTGTTTGCGATTTATCGCGATGTATATCCGCGTACGAAAGAACTGGCGAAACGGTTAAAGGTGTTTCGGCCGTGA
- the xylA gene encoding xylose isomerase, protein MAYFPNIGTIPYEGPESRNPLAFKFYNPEEKVGDKTMEEHLRFSVAYWHTFTGDGSDPFGVGNMIRPWNKYSGMDLAKARVEAAFELFEKLNVPFFCFHDVDIAPEGETLSETYKNLDEIVDMIEEYMKTSKTKLLWNTANLFSHPRFVHGAATSCNADVFAYAAAKVKKGLEIAKRLGAENYVFWGGREGYETLLNTDMKLELDNLARFLHMAVDYAKEIGFDGQFLIEPKPKEPTKHQYDFDVATALAFLQTYGLKDYFKFNIEANHATLAGHTFEHELRVARIHGMLGSVDANQGDMLLGWDTDEFPTDLYTTTLAMYEILQNGGLGRGGLNFDAKVRRGSFEPEDLFYAHIAGMDSFAIGLKVAHRLLEDRVFEQFIEERYKSYTEGIGREIVEGTADFKKLEEYALQLGEIRNTSGRLERLKTLLNQYLLEVSVPSVSRS, encoded by the coding sequence ATGGCGTATTTCCCGAATATCGGAACCATTCCATATGAAGGACCGGAGTCGCGCAATCCGTTGGCGTTTAAGTTTTATAATCCGGAAGAAAAAGTCGGCGATAAAACAATGGAAGAGCATTTGCGCTTTTCGGTGGCGTATTGGCATACGTTTACGGGGGATGGATCGGATCCGTTTGGCGTCGGCAATATGATTCGTCCATGGAATAAGTACAGCGGCATGGATTTGGCGAAGGCGCGCGTGGAGGCGGCGTTTGAGCTGTTTGAAAAGTTAAACGTTCCGTTTTTCTGCTTCCATGACGTCGACATCGCGCCGGAAGGGGAAACGCTCAGCGAGACGTACAAAAACTTGGATGAAATTGTCGATATGATTGAAGAATACATGAAAACAAGCAAAACGAAACTGCTGTGGAATACAGCGAACTTGTTCAGCCATCCACGCTTCGTTCACGGGGCGGCAACGTCATGCAATGCCGATGTGTTCGCCTATGCGGCGGCGAAAGTGAAAAAAGGGCTGGAGATCGCGAAGCGGCTCGGAGCGGAAAACTACGTGTTCTGGGGCGGCCGGGAAGGTTATGAGACGCTGCTGAACACGGACATGAAGTTGGAGCTTGACAATTTGGCTCGCTTCTTGCACATGGCGGTCGACTATGCGAAAGAGATCGGTTTTGACGGCCAGTTTTTGATCGAGCCGAAGCCGAAAGAGCCGACGAAGCATCAATACGATTTTGATGTCGCGACAGCGTTGGCATTCTTGCAAACGTACGGGCTCAAGGATTATTTCAAATTCAACATCGAAGCGAATCATGCGACGTTGGCGGGCCATACGTTTGAACATGAGCTGCGCGTCGCCCGCATCCATGGCATGCTCGGTTCGGTCGATGCGAACCAAGGCGATATGCTGCTTGGCTGGGATACGGACGAATTCCCGACCGATTTGTATACGACGACGTTGGCGATGTATGAAATTTTGCAAAACGGCGGCCTTGGACGCGGCGGCTTGAACTTTGACGCGAAAGTGCGGCGGGGCTCGTTTGAACCGGAAGATTTGTTCTACGCTCATATCGCCGGGATGGACAGCTTTGCGATCGGCTTAAAAGTCGCGCATCGATTGTTGGAAGACCGCGTGTTTGAACAGTTCATCGAAGAGCGGTACAAAAGCTATACGGAAGGCATTGGCCGCGAAATTGTCGAAGGAACGGCCGATTTCAAAAAACTCGAGGAGTATGCCTTGCAGCTCGGCGAAATTCGCAATACGTCCGGCCGCTTAGAGCGGCTGAAAACGCTGCTCAACCAATATTTGTTGGAAGTCAGCGTGCCGAGCGTATCCCGTTCGTGA